DNA sequence from the Gopherus evgoodei ecotype Sinaloan lineage chromosome 3, rGopEvg1_v1.p, whole genome shotgun sequence genome:
CCTTAGTGTTTCACCCCAGGGGTGGTTACACTTTGGTGTTTGGTATAATTATTGCTGTTTGTAAAATCAATATTATTAAAAACTTAAGGCCAAAGGTATTAAATTATTCTATGGCTGGCCCCCTATTGTATcaatgtctagcaaagttactGTGCATGGGACTGACCTGTGTGAGATATGGAGATGGCATAGCTGAAAGCTCCTTTTCACAATAGTAATTTTACAAATCTACCCCAACCCAATATTGTCTTTAAAGAGTCTTTCCCACTGACAAGTTGATGGAATTTACCAGCTCTGAGTGGTAATTTCATGCTGGCCTTCAATAATTAAATTCTAAGTAAAGGATCTGGGATAAAAAtcccagggaggtggagtacttatgttgacgggagaagctctcctgtcagcagagATTGCATCTCCACtaagtgctgcagctgcatcggtatagctgtgctgctgctgctgcattttaaatgtagacaggcccttagGCTCTAACGTTgtgttttcagaagtgacttaggcacttggagcctttgaaaattttaccccatcTGGTTTTAAGGTTAAGGGCAGGATTTCCTCACTTTGTTGGATTAGTAACATCTGAAACTAGAGCTGAAAAACAAATCTGTTGCCAAAACCTGATTGTACACTGCTAGTTAATCCACTAACCACCAGACTCTTaacttttgattttattttaaattccagtAAAGATGATCCCCTCTGTaacttacaaaataaataaataaaatccacctGCTTGTGAATTGTTTTCTAACCATACAAAGTGAAGAGACAGTATAAAATAGTAAAACACTTTACTTTCACAGTGGAGTAGATTGACAATTTTAAATTACTGTGCTACATATGCAAAAGAATTCTTATAAAATTATCCAGCTGAGCAGGtgcctgcattttaatttgattgtTAATGGCTGAAGAGCATAACTCTACTGGGACACTGGGGACTTGCACATGAGTAAGTCAAGCTTGATTTTAATTCTTAACTGtaatcaagaagactgaggtcgaTCTTGAAATAGACATAAGGATAGTATTCTTGATTGCTCAGTTGTAAACCAGGAATGTCCATACTCATCTGCAAAAGGAGACAAAGTAATTTAGGTGCTAGAAATAAACTTGAGAGATGATCACTTGTGTTTTTACATCCCTGTCAGTAAATAGAACATACTCCTATACCTGCTTTAATCAAAGCGTTCTGTCTGAGAAGTCATGCTCAGTTCCAACTTGGTGGATTCTTTTTGAAGTATTTATAAATTAGTTttgaacaattaaaaaattaacttcacagtctccatctccaccttctAGGGTGGACACCGATTAGCCACTTGTCTGTAACTTGCTCCCTACCAGGTGACTGTGCTCACCTCCATTAGACTAAAGTGAGGGTTTTGTAAATATTACTTAGGAGTAGCCAACATAGAGGCTGGGGAGAAACTAGGGGGCTTTTTGTTCACAGGACTTGCCACCTGGGATCTGAAGTGAGGActgtctagtccagtatcctctgatggtggccagatgcttcagagggaggtgTACGAAATGTCCCATTAGGCCTCCCACACTAGATCTCAACCTTGAGATAAGCCTAAACCCTGGAGCATGAAGTGCTACATGATCTGGTTCTTGAGCCCTGGTTTTAACTAAATTGATACGAAGTCTTGCAAATATATAGTCTTGTTCAGAACTAATGGCCATAGTCTCCTGCAGTAGACTGAACACATACATCCATTATACTTGCTGCTGCTACTTCATCCAGATGTTTGAAGACAGCATTAAGAACATCTCTCAGACGTTTTACAGACTTCTTGCTGGGCTGCAGCAGCATTGCCTGGAAATTCACAGGTAGGCCGTACCTTTAAATACACAGACATACACTTAGTGCTGTTGGTACAGTGCAGTCATTTCAAACCTCTCTGGGAACTCCCTCCTATCTCCAGTCTCGTATCAGCTTGTTTTCACCAGCTCACTCCTCTCCATCGGTGCAGACTGTCTCTTCATCTGATAATAATGCATGGGAGCACCCTTGTGAAGCCTAGAGTGGATTAAACGTGCTCTCTCCCCCATATAGCCTTCATTTTACTCCTCCCCTGTAAATACACTTGAATAGTTACTTTCAGCCTTTTGCCTCCTCCAAGCTGCAGCGCTGTTCTCAGTCATCTAAATTTTCCATATGCTGGTAGGAATTGCTAGAGCTGACTCTGTAAACCGGTGAGTCTTTCCTGCTGAAGTTATATCTGAACACTGCTATGTgaaaataaactttgttttaacTTCTGCATATTGACGAGCTTACCTGAGGACAGATTCAACAAAAACTCTCAGGGCTTTCACGTGAATCCAAGCCACAAATGCTTCACTGAAGTTCACTTTCAGCCAGCGCAGTAGTGGCCCCTATGGCAATAAACAGATTAACATTGCTATTTCTCAAGTTGCTTTGGAAGTATTGATAGTGGTGCTAATTACAGACCATTCACATTTGTGATTGGGGGCCTGTAGGGTAGGAAGGATGATTTAGTGGATGAGGCACTAGACAGGGTTCCAGGCTCATCCACAAgcttgagtgaccttgggcaaatcaatgACTCtagcctgtgcctcagtttccccagtgtaAAAGATTTTTCTACCCTACAGTGCTGCTGTGAGCTTAAAAATCCATTTATGATTATGAGCTactgagatactacagtgataaagGCTGTATCAGTCGCTGGAAGATGAAATCAAAGTGTTACTTACATATTGTTGTTTCTTATCAGAAGCTAATTTCATTATTTCTTCCTTTTCACATTTCAGTTCTTTCTCATCAAAATAAAATTCTCGGACCATGAACcttaaaacaaatatattgacTTGTAATAGCTGCTGCTCATGTAACTTGCCTGGTCCTTTGTCATATGCTTTTGGAATAATATGCATTTCTAAATTGCCAGCTAATACCATACAGCATGCAGAATGGTGCTGTTACCCCAGAGTAATGTGGAGTCACTTTAGCATAGCAGGAGTTATTCTCCCAGACACACTGTGCCTTAGGCAAGCAGGTCGGACAGCGCCAGGAGTGATGGCTGTGGATAGCTGCTGTGCCACTCTTGGAGAACACAGCGTACATTCACCCCCATAGAGGACAGACCCTGCTGGGCTTCCCTGCTCTCAATGAATctagggccagcagcagcaggagccatgAGCAGTCCTTGCACTTAGAGGAGTGTAAAGGGTAGGGTTGTGCTCCCTGCATCCTCTCCCACCCTGAACAACCATGTGAGGCTGGCCCATGCTGCGGGAGCAGTTCCGTAACTACAGTACCTGTTTTCTCTGGCTTTGGCTTTGAAATCATCCATTACTTTTCTAAACAGTGTCACAGTGAAGAGTCCTCCTTCTGCGTCCTCAGCAATCATTCTGCAGGAAGAAATGCACTGCAGTGACCGAGCACGGAGAATGCCCTGTGCTTTGATTAGCTGCTTTCTGTTGCAATTCTCTTTTCCATTTACAGAACTGAACAATAGCATGAACTTTCTTAGATCTGCTGCTATTGAAAGCAAGGGCAAAATGttcattgatttcagctggagcaggactgggccttcAGTTCTAGGCCCCCTATGATCAAGCTTCTGAACCCTGCCAGCTGAGTGGGTGTCTATGTGTCTgcttgcttctttcctgttattcCTTATCTCTGGCTCCTCTTCTTCCTTTCTGTCCACCTATTTTTTGAGACAGGAAGTAGCAGACAATCCTCCTTCCTGCCCTCTCCCTAACTTGCCCTCCTCCACTTTCTCCTGCTTCCATTGATTCCTTCCCTCCTGATCTTTCCTCTCAAAGCCTTGTATCTCTGGACTGGATCTTCTCTCCTGCCATGATCTATGCTTTCCTGCTGCTGGCTACCCACTCAAACTTTTACTTCCTGGTAAGTCTGAtagggcagggccggcgcttccatttaggtggcctaggcaatcgcctagggcgccaggattattggggggcagcattttgccgggggaggggggcggcaggcggctccagtggacctgcctcagtcgtgcctgcggagggtcccctggtcccgcggtgccagtggagctgccgcaggcattcctgcggaaggtccactgctcctgtggctctggtggacctcccgagggcacagctgcggcagctccaccggagctgcgggaccagcatgCCGgctggcgaaatggccgtgcgcctagggcgctaaaaacactagcgccggtcctgtgaTAGGGTAAGCGCTAACTAGGCTTTTGCTGCTACAGGAGACATCTTGGAAGCTAAATGAACCCATCCCCAATCAGGAAACAGTTAAATGGCAGCACGTGAGTGAGTGTCTGTAACTCCACTAGTTTTAATGACGTGCCTATTTACATCAGGACAGAACTTGAACTATATTATTGTAACAACGTGTTCCTCTATTTTCATAACAATAGCAGGCAAAATAAGCGGTTTGTTGAGTAGTCAGGTGGCAAGGTAAAAGCAGAGAGACCTGAATCACTGGACATTTCAAAGGAAAAGCAAGGTTACTGGAAAATAGCTCACTTAAGCATTTTCATTCATCTGCACTTTCCCACAACCAAGCAGCTTCCATTTTAATCAAGGATTGAAGTAGCAAGAATGAGATTGAGATGACAGTGCTGCTCCATACATTCTCATAGAGCTCTTTTGTTACATGTACTATTCCCTCTGCCAGCCAGGGACTTCAAATGATTAAGATGAAAACAGCATAGAGATCTCAAGAGCAAACGAGAGCTAGGTCAGGAATTTCACTTACTTTGTGGATCGAGGCACTACCATATCAGAGAGGGATTCATATGTTTTTTGCCACTGTGCATAGTTCGACCTGTGGGCAACACAAAAGAAAGTGCATTAAGTAACTGAAAAGAGCAGGCATTTCTACTAAGTATATACATGTGTATGTGATAGCCCTATGCTAAGCTAAATGGAGCATATTATAAATTAACTTATCAAATGCCTATTACCACATCACCTGCCTTATGAAGCTCTTTCACTGGGATTTATTCTACCATTCCAAACTCTAGAGCTATTTCAAATtgcagccattaaaaaaaaaaaaatcagcctgccAGCATATATTTCCTCATTCCCATGTGGAATTcctccactccattattcaagcTGGAGGCCCAGCATGACCAAGGTTTCCAGTGATGGCTCTTCTAGATCTCAAAATAGCACAACTTTAAAATCTGCCATCGTACACCCTTGAAGGTCTAGAAACAGCAGCTTTATCCCATGGGAGAGGGGAGATTCCCAGCTTCCCAAAGGGACCCAACACTTATTCCTAGCCCACCCTGGAAGGGCCTGAGATAACAGACTATACACAGTGACATTTTGATGTTTAGACAAGGTCTTTTTTAGAACGGTTTTCCATCtgttagtttgatttttttttctccctttgagCCTTAGCCAGTTGGCATCATGGTAAAAAGATGCACTTAATGTGCCACTACGAGCACCCTAAAGCCACAGGACAAGGGGCTCCCAGGTGAAGCACAGAGTCTCAGCTGGCCTGTACACACAGCTCGGTGTACACGCACCCACCCGCTGTCATGTCTATTTAACAATACATCACTGGAAAGCTAACTCACTGATCAATTAGTATGCTTGCATGGGGCATCTACAGTTAGTAGATAAAGAATTATAAATGTGAGCTGGAACTATGTTCTTCAACTAGGTTTGGCAGGTAGGGCTCAAGGAACCCAGCCCTAGACTAAGGAATGTGGTTCCCAGCCTGCTTGAATATATCATCAGTGTAAACTGAGCAAGGGGAGACTATGGAAATGTATTTACAGCAGAGGTCAACAAAGCCACCAAACTAGCAGTGGGTGAGATAACTACTTAATTATCATGACAGTGGGAGGAGACTGCAAATATTAACATGG
Encoded proteins:
- the ATP6V1C2 gene encoding V-type proton ATPase subunit C 2 isoform X2, producing the protein MSEFWLISAPGDKVNLQALERMNTVTSKANLSSNNKFLIPDLKVGTLDALVGLSDELGKLDSFAESVIKKIAQYIGEVMEDSKDKVQENLLANGVDLISYLTRFEWDMAKYPIKQPLKNISEALAKQITQIETDLKSRTAAYNNIKGNLQSLERKTVGNLLTRTLADIVNKEDFVLNSEYLITLLVVVPKSNYAQWQKTYESLSDMVVPRSTKMIAEDAEGGLFTVTLFRKVMDDFKAKARENRFMVREFYFDEKELKCEKEEIMKLASDKKQQYGPLLRWLKVNFSEAFVAWIHVKALRVFVESVLRYGLPVNFQAMLLQPSKKSVKRLRDVLNAVFKHLDEVAAASIMDMSMDIPGLQLSNQEYYPYVYFKIDLSLLDYS